ATGTATTTGTTTTTAATTGGTCTGTATGTGTTTTTTGTCTTTATTAAGCTAGAGAGTGGTTCCATTCAGCCAAAAGGTGGAAAGGCTGCGAAATGGTGGTATGGTTTTGGCGGTGGAAAGTACTAACTGTCTATTGGAAATAGAAGGTTTTTTATTGAACATATAGAAATTATCGAGAGGGTTTATCATGGGTTTGTAATCAAATGATAAAAACGAACATACTCAGTGTAGAACGTAAACAATCTTGTAGGGAGACTTTGGTGGTTGTTGAGTTTCATTTATTGTTATTTTGAGAAAGCCTCACAAGTTATAGCTAACAAGTGAGGCCACGAATATATTAGGTGTTATAAAGGTATTCCCTCTGTAGGGTTTCTTTGAGCTCTTGCACTTGAACTGTCATCTTTGTTCATAGAATAGTTTTTGTTGTTGTCAATGTTTTCAATCTGCTGTTTGAGGAATGATATCTCTTCATTATTCATGTTTGTAAATTGATCTAAGTTGTTTTTTGCGGTTTCATCTACACCTACATTGTCTATGTTTTGTTTTAGCATTTCCCTGACTTGTTCGGCTGTTGCTAGACGCTCTGATAATTCTTTTCTATCAGAGTACCAATCTTGATCTCTATCTAATTCGACACTTGTATTATATGCTTGTCCTGAGTTTAGTTTAGTCTTTTCAGCTTCAAGTTTATCTTTGAGTTCCATGTGGTCTGCTATGTTCTGTCGGTAATATTCCTTCGTATCGTCGCTGAGATAATGATCACTTAGTGGTTTTGAGTTCTGCGCAATCATTCGGTCATGATAGGCAATTTGCTCATCGATATCTTGGTTGGCATCCTGAATAACTTGCTCTTTTGTCCTCTGTGTCTCAGGTTCATCGGAATCCGTAATAAAGCTCTTGATTTTTTCGTAGTATCTCTCCAATTGCTCTCCGCTTTGAGCCATATTCAAGAAGGAAAAATCGCTTTTAGCTGCAATATTTTCTTCTCCTTGTTCAATAATGGCTGCATTTTTTGCTTGAAGTGCCCTAGCGTTTTCTGCCGCCGCTCGCGCTTGGGCTTCTTGAGCTTGACGAACTCTCGCTTGGTTTTCTTCATCGAATTGATCCACTGCTGCCTTTGTGGGAACGTTACTCTCTACTGTCGTTGAAGGCTCAGTTGTACTGACTTGGCTACCTGATGTAGTTAGGTGGGTGTTTCCTGATCTCTGGTTGAGGCTGTCAGTGTCTATCTCTGGTGTTGAGAAAACACCGCTCTTAGTCACAGCATCAAAGAAGTCATCACTTCGATTGGCGTCTTTCAGTGTAGATGACAAAGCGACCATCTTCGCTGTGTCTTCGTCCATGCGTAGAGACAGCTCTTCCATTGAAGCTGCATATTGTTCACGCTCAATATCATTAAGGCTATCATAAAGTCTGTCGTGCTCTTGTTTCATTGCGATATCTTCACCAAGGCGATGATATATACCCTCAATGTCCGAATCTTCGGCCTTGATACCGCGCATTGTGCTTATGGAAGCAGAATATTCCTCTTTAGCTGTTTTTGCTTCTTTGTAGGCATCATCAACCTTACTTATTTGACCATCGATTTTAGAGTTACCAACAGTTAAATCCTTACTTTCAGAAGACTCGGCAATGACTTCATCTTTGAAACTTTGCTGTAGCTTGTCTATTTCGCCTGTGTCGTACATTTTCTGAAGAGCTTGGACTTCATTCGAAGTCAATCCATCGGTGAACATTTCTTTTACCTCACCATTGATGTTTGCAAAATCTAGCCCGAGTCTTGCTGCCAAGCCAACATGTCCTGCTAACATTTTTGCATTGGATTCTGAAATTTGACCAGTATCGGTGAATGATGTCGAGGCAGAAGAAACCCAATCTGAACTATCAGTCGTACTTGATGCTTGCGTTTCTGACATCTTCGCAATTTGAGAAGATGTGAATTTTTGGTCATTCATAGCTTGAGCTACATCGGAGCGAGTGTTCTGATAGGAGCTTTCCGCTTGGGTTGCTCTAGAGTGCTTTTCATCTATTTGCGACTTCCAATCTGAAGCAGAGCTTACACCCACGACGGAATCTTTATTGCTTTCTGTCCACGCATCGCCGTAGCGATTGAGAGCGGAGCTATTTAGCTTACCAAAGTCTTGTGTACCTCCTTGAGTGGCACTGTTTGGTACAGCGTCACTGTCTTTTGGTGGAGCAGCGAGGCCACGCATAGCACCCATCATTGCCATGCCCGAACCTGTGGCTAGTGACATAGCCAAAGCCGGTACAATGGTAGTTGCCATCATGCCGCCCATCCCCATGAGTTCATTTGCCTTTTTAGTTAGTGCAATCATGTAATCGAGAGAGCCAACAACCATCCCTTGACCAATCAGACTCTTTTCGTAAGCGGCCATATCCGCCAAAATGATGTTTTGAACGATGACGAGCATTGGAGGCATGAACTGTATAACTAGCAACATTTGGCAATAGAGAAGCAACGTCTTCATACCAGTACTGCCGGTCAGGATCATAAGCCCGATAAATGGCGCAATAGCGTACATTATTGCTTCAAATATAGAGAGAGCCTTGTCCATGATGCTCAAGAACATGTCGGCTTGTAATGACCATTCATAGTTACGCTGTTGTATTGAAGTAGCGTAGTTTTCTGCAATGTCGCCTGCACCAATTTTCATGAAGTAGTCAACAGTTCCGCCTTCTGCGGGGTGTGCGAGATAGATTGAGTTAGCGAAGTTGGTCGCTTTGGTTGAATCAGCGGCAATGGCTGCCATTGCTGATTGTATCTTGTCGATACCTGTTTCACCGGTGCGAGTGCCTAAGACTCCACCAAGGGCATTAAGCCTAGATGTTTCGGTAGCACTGAGCTCACTGACGATTCTGGTGTAGGCAGTACTACAGGACATCGACTCAACACTCTTATCTGCCTTAATCAGTTCCGTAGAGAAAGCGTTCGAATTGAACTGCATAGCTGTAAGAATATAGTCCTTTTGCATTTCGAGGCTTTGAGTATCACGATTGGCTTTCACTGCCGCGCAGTCGGCCATGTAGTTTCTCAAGCTGTAACAAAGGTTATAACTGTTGCTGGAAGCGGCCATACCAGAAGGGCAACTATCTGAGTAAGTCGCTCGACGTAAGTTAGCTATAACCTTGAGGGGTGAGAGGTATCCATCAGTCGTGATTCTTTGTGAGCCGGTGTTGGAGAACGCGATTTCTGATTTCTCTGTAATCCAAAGACCAACACTGCTAATCAGTGATGCCGGTACAGCGACGGCGACAGGAATGTTGTCGATTTGCGTCACTGTACCATCGTAGCGGTTTTCTATGCTGACGGAAGTAAGCGTACCAAAGCCAAATGCGAAGACGATAAACCCTGCGAAAACTTTCGTTAGGCCAGTTTCCTTTGCACCACCGACTAGATTGGTTACAGCCATACCAATCACAACAAATATACTGATTGCTATGGCTGCGGATTGATAACCACCATTTTGAAATATGACAGAAATGGCGTTAAAGATTTGAAGTAAGGTTATGACATCGCCATAACTTGCTATTTCCCAAATAACTGTACCCATATTCCCTACCTTCTAGTGATACCACGAGCATCACCACCGGTGAATTGTGCGTTCTCGATGATCTTGATGATGTTGTTGACAGAGTATGTTTCAGAGAGGACGGAATACTCTTCCATATATCTTTTTCGGCTTTCTTCGAGTACCAGTTGCATTTCTTCAAGCGCTGCGGTGTTTGTGAACTTAGGATCTGGATTTTTGATCATGGTTTCAACTGAACGAATAAACCCAATAACCATCGAAAACGTCATTTCCAATGACATTCGTGCGGCACAGGCGTCTGCTATGGATATTGCCGACGCTTCGTTATCTTTGCTGTTGGACATGGCCTCATAGATTTTTGTGAGACACAATTGAGCGTTAATTGATGACAAGCTAAGTGCTTTTTTTGCTTCATTACTCCAATCGGTATCGTTGGCGTAAGCTTGTATGATTCCGTTAGAGCCCGCCATCGCATCGAAGATTCGTTTTTTCATTCCCTTGTCGGTGAAGCTTTTTTGTGGGTTTGGTTTTACCTTTAAGCAGCCATCCTTGTCGTAAGTATCACATTGGTAAATCTTGATGGGTTTACTTGTGGTGTCAGCCATGAGGTCTGCAAGAGAGACTTGATGACCGGCTAATTTAATGGTTCGAACGGGTTGGTCGTCTCCCCCATCGTCTTTGACGATCACTGAGCCGGTAATCGACATAAAGAGCTCTAATAATGTGTTATCACCTGATGGATATGCAGACTTCACATTGTTTTGAACAAACGCGCCCCATGCAATATTCTTTGTAATTGCTTCTTTGTATTTGTTTGGATCGTTATCTTTTAAGTTATTCGCTGCTGTTTCTCCTTCAGTATTTAACCAGTTCATTGCTTCGGATATGTCACTAAATCCACCGGCAGCGACTCTAGCTGTTTT
Above is a genomic segment from Vibrio sp. 10N containing:
- a CDS encoding conjugal transfer protein TraG N-terminal domain-containing protein, which gives rise to MGTVIWEIASYGDVITLLQIFNAISVIFQNGGYQSAAIAISIFVVIGMAVTNLVGGAKETGLTKVFAGFIVFAFGFGTLTSVSIENRYDGTVTQIDNIPVAVAVPASLISSVGLWITEKSEIAFSNTGSQRITTDGYLSPLKVIANLRRATYSDSCPSGMAASSNSYNLCYSLRNYMADCAAVKANRDTQSLEMQKDYILTAMQFNSNAFSTELIKADKSVESMSCSTAYTRIVSELSATETSRLNALGGVLGTRTGETGIDKIQSAMAAIAADSTKATNFANSIYLAHPAEGGTVDYFMKIGAGDIAENYATSIQQRNYEWSLQADMFLSIMDKALSIFEAIMYAIAPFIGLMILTGSTGMKTLLLYCQMLLVIQFMPPMLVIVQNIILADMAAYEKSLIGQGMVVGSLDYMIALTKKANELMGMGGMMATTIVPALAMSLATGSGMAMMGAMRGLAAPPKDSDAVPNSATQGGTQDFGKLNSSALNRYGDAWTESNKDSVVGVSSASDWKSQIDEKHSRATQAESSYQNTRSDVAQAMNDQKFTSSQIAKMSETQASSTTDSSDWVSSASTSFTDTGQISESNAKMLAGHVGLAARLGLDFANINGEVKEMFTDGLTSNEVQALQKMYDTGEIDKLQQSFKDEVIAESSESKDLTVGNSKIDGQISKVDDAYKEAKTAKEEYSASISTMRGIKAEDSDIEGIYHRLGEDIAMKQEHDRLYDSLNDIEREQYAASMEELSLRMDEDTAKMVALSSTLKDANRSDDFFDAVTKSGVFSTPEIDTDSLNQRSGNTHLTTSGSQVSTTEPSTTVESNVPTKAAVDQFDEENQARVRQAQEAQARAAAENARALQAKNAAIIEQGEENIAAKSDFSFLNMAQSGEQLERYYEKIKSFITDSDEPETQRTKEQVIQDANQDIDEQIAYHDRMIAQNSKPLSDHYLSDDTKEYYRQNIADHMELKDKLEAEKTKLNSGQAYNTSVELDRDQDWYSDRKELSERLATAEQVREMLKQNIDNVGVDETAKNNLDQFTNMNNEEISFLKQQIENIDNNKNYSMNKDDSSSARAQRNPTEGIPL
- a CDS encoding conjugal transfer protein TraH; amino-acid sequence: MNKVTLALCLALPLSFPTLAGSISTQMDSAFNSMVNTTTPKMYNTARRGVLSGGGVFVRNDIKRTNLVSMTPPTFSSGCGGIDLQGGSFSFISADQFIETFQAIGSNAIGYGVKLALQSACPTCENIMTSLQKTAEFVNKMNIDSCQAAQGIVDAGVQLSAGLNADNAAKTARVAAGGFSDISEAMNWLNTEGETAANNLKDNDPNKYKEAITKNIAWGAFVQNNVKSAYPSGDNTLLELFMSITGSVIVKDDGGDDQPVRTIKLAGHQVSLADLMADTTSKPIKIYQCDTYDKDGCLKVKPNPQKSFTDKGMKKRIFDAMAGSNGIIQAYANDTDWSNEAKKALSLSSINAQLCLTKIYEAMSNSKDNEASAISIADACAARMSLEMTFSMVIGFIRSVETMIKNPDPKFTNTAALEEMQLVLEESRKRYMEEYSVLSETYSVNNIIKIIENAQFTGGDARGITRR